In Saccharomonospora marina XMU15, one genomic interval encodes:
- a CDS encoding ArsA family ATPase, translated as MRVLLFTGKGGVGKTTLAAATAACLARRGRKTLVVSTDPAHSLSDAFGLPLAAEPAEVESSLHAAQVDARGLVDSAWTTLREQLRAALTGAGLDALEAAELTVLPGVDELLALTEVRRLIETGPWDSVVVDCGPTAETLRLLALPEAVSGYLARAYGWKTRFGLSRSVQRLATHLESLRELLTDRETTTVRLVLTPERMVVAETRRTLTSLALRGIRVDGLVANRLVPAPGRWRGSAAAWLRTRRAEQERVLEELRACGLGEPQLRSVEHRAAEPVGLAALLEIADELYGQASPLTGEYDSAPLLRVSDVDNGYELRIALPLSRDSVVDLARVDDDLAVTVDGFRRLLALPEALRPCRVVGAESDARGLLVRLEKSS; from the coding sequence GTGCGCGTCCTGCTGTTCACCGGCAAGGGCGGCGTCGGCAAGACGACGCTCGCCGCGGCGACCGCCGCCTGCCTCGCCAGGCGGGGACGCAAGACGCTGGTGGTGTCCACCGACCCCGCGCACTCGCTTTCCGACGCGTTCGGCCTGCCACTGGCCGCCGAGCCCGCCGAGGTGGAAAGCAGCCTGCACGCCGCGCAGGTGGACGCGAGGGGACTGGTGGACAGCGCGTGGACCACGCTGCGGGAGCAGTTGCGCGCGGCGCTCACCGGGGCCGGGCTCGACGCGCTCGAGGCAGCCGAACTCACCGTGCTGCCCGGGGTCGACGAGCTGCTGGCGTTGACCGAGGTGCGCAGGCTGATCGAGACGGGGCCGTGGGACAGCGTCGTGGTGGACTGCGGCCCTACCGCGGAGACCCTGCGGCTGCTGGCGCTGCCCGAGGCGGTCAGCGGCTATCTGGCCAGGGCATACGGGTGGAAGACCCGGTTCGGGCTCTCCCGGTCGGTGCAACGGCTGGCCACGCATCTGGAATCGCTGCGGGAACTGCTCACCGACCGCGAGACCACCACCGTCCGGCTGGTGCTGACTCCGGAACGCATGGTGGTCGCCGAGACCCGTCGCACGCTGACCTCACTGGCGCTGCGGGGCATCCGGGTCGACGGTCTGGTGGCCAACCGCCTGGTACCCGCACCGGGACGGTGGCGCGGCTCGGCCGCGGCCTGGCTGCGTACCCGCAGGGCCGAGCAGGAGCGGGTGCTGGAGGAGCTGCGCGCCTGCGGCCTCGGCGAGCCGCAGCTGCGTTCGGTGGAGCACCGGGCGGCCGAACCCGTCGGGCTCGCCGCGCTGCTGGAGATCGCGGACGAGCTGTACGGCCAGGCGAGTCCGCTCACCGGTGAGTACGACAGTGCCCCACTGCTGCGGGTGTCCGACGTGGACAACGGCTACGAGTTACGGATCGCGCTTCCGCTTTCACGGGATTCGGTGGTCGATCTGGCCAGAGTGGACGACGATCTCGCTGTGACCGTCGACGGCTTCCGCAGGCTGCTGGCATTGCCCGAGGCGCTGCGGCCCTGCCGGGTGGTCGGCGCGGAGTCGGACGCACGGGGCCTGCTGGTGCGGCTGGAGAAGAGCTCATGA
- a CDS encoding ROK family protein, producing the protein MLAIGVDVGGTSVRAGVVDEQGALLDTARVGTPSDELALEDAVAGVIDELRNRHEVGAVGLAVAAFVRSDRRSVMFAPHLPWRGAPVADRVSKRVGLPVTLEHDANAAAVAEHRFGAARGARVAALVAIGTGIGAGLLLDGRLFRGAHGVAPELGHLCVVPGGRACPCGKHGCWERYCSGTALAATAVELLARHPGRSTVLAWETAGDPGSITGRRVAGAARDGDPIAQRAMAELARWLGEGLALVADVYDPEVVVIAGGVSESAPLFLDEAREHYARAVTGAGHRPLARIRTSQLGDETALVGAAALAREQTLALR; encoded by the coding sequence ATGCTGGCCATCGGCGTCGATGTCGGCGGGACCAGCGTGCGGGCCGGTGTCGTCGACGAGCAGGGCGCCCTGCTGGACACCGCGAGAGTGGGCACCCCGAGTGACGAGCTTGCCCTCGAGGACGCCGTCGCGGGCGTGATCGACGAGCTGCGCAACCGGCACGAGGTGGGTGCCGTGGGACTGGCGGTGGCCGCGTTCGTGCGTTCCGACCGGCGCTCGGTGATGTTCGCACCGCACCTGCCCTGGCGCGGCGCACCCGTCGCCGACCGCGTGTCCAAACGGGTGGGGCTGCCGGTCACGCTGGAGCACGACGCCAACGCCGCGGCGGTCGCCGAGCACCGCTTCGGCGCCGCACGAGGCGCGCGCGTCGCGGCGCTGGTGGCGATCGGCACCGGAATCGGTGCCGGGCTGCTGCTGGACGGCCGGCTCTTTCGCGGCGCGCACGGGGTGGCTCCCGAACTGGGCCACCTGTGCGTGGTGCCCGGTGGGCGGGCCTGCCCGTGCGGCAAGCACGGCTGCTGGGAACGCTACTGCAGCGGCACCGCGCTGGCCGCGACCGCCGTGGAGCTGTTGGCTCGCCATCCTGGCCGCTCGACGGTGCTGGCATGGGAGACCGCGGGCGATCCCGGCTCGATCACCGGCAGGAGGGTCGCGGGCGCGGCCAGGGACGGCGACCCGATCGCGCAACGAGCGATGGCGGAGCTGGCCAGATGGCTCGGCGAGGGGCTCGCCCTGGTGGCCGACGTGTACGACCCCGAGGTGGTGGTGATCGCGGGCGGCGTGTCGGAGTCGGCGCCGCTGTTTCTCGACGAAGCCCGCGAGCACTACGCGCGCGCCGTCACCGGTGCGGGGCACCGGCCGCTCGCGCGCATCCGCACGTCCCAGCTCGGCGACGAGACAGCGCTGGTGGGAGCGGCGGCGCTCGCGCGCGAGCAGACCTTGGCCCTGCGTTGA
- a CDS encoding NUDIX hydrolase — MLLGDGDGFVSCACGRRHWGLHGAAGLLLTDPSRGVLLQHRAGWTHHGQTWALPGGAVRTGESPARAAMRETEEETAVPADAVRVLAACTEDHGTWSYTTVLATTRQPVRALVANEESTELRWVPPEEVDSYPLHRDFAAAWPRLRPQLDRELVLLVDAANVVGSRPDGWWRDRAAAARRLRDRLAVLTHSGVRAAELGLRPAGSWLWWPRVLLVVEGQARETAGIPEVEVVAAATDGDSEIVRATRDCRRARPRDHVVVVTADRALRERVRADGGDTAGPAALLDLLDERECPR; from the coding sequence ATGCTGCTCGGTGACGGGGACGGTTTCGTCAGCTGCGCCTGCGGCCGGCGCCACTGGGGACTGCACGGTGCCGCGGGCCTGCTGCTGACCGACCCTTCGCGCGGGGTGCTGTTGCAGCACAGAGCCGGTTGGACGCACCACGGCCAGACCTGGGCGTTGCCGGGCGGAGCCGTACGCACCGGTGAGTCGCCCGCGAGGGCCGCGATGAGGGAGACCGAGGAGGAGACCGCCGTACCCGCCGACGCCGTGCGGGTACTGGCGGCCTGTACCGAGGACCACGGCACGTGGAGCTACACCACCGTGCTGGCCACCACCCGGCAGCCCGTGCGTGCCCTGGTGGCCAACGAGGAGAGCACGGAGCTGCGCTGGGTGCCTCCCGAGGAGGTGGACAGCTACCCGCTGCACCGCGACTTCGCCGCGGCGTGGCCGAGGTTGCGCCCGCAGCTCGACCGGGAGCTGGTGTTACTGGTCGATGCCGCCAACGTGGTGGGCTCGCGACCGGACGGCTGGTGGCGCGACCGTGCGGCCGCCGCACGCAGGCTGCGCGACCGGCTCGCCGTTCTCACCCACAGCGGTGTCCGTGCCGCCGAACTCGGGCTGCGGCCTGCGGGTAGTTGGCTGTGGTGGCCGCGCGTCCTGCTCGTGGTGGAGGGGCAGGCCAGGGAGACCGCCGGTATCCCGGAGGTCGAGGTGGTCGCGGCGGCCACGGACGGAGACAGCGAGATCGTGCGCGCCACCCGGGATTGTCGACGTGCGCGGCCAAGAGACCACGTGGTCGTGGTCACCGCCGACCGTGCGCTGCGCGAGCGGGTGCGCGCCGACGGCGGCGACACCGCGGGCCCGGCCGCGTTGCTGGACCTGCTCGACGAGCGGGAGTGCCCGCGGTGA
- a CDS encoding alpha/beta hydrolase codes for MPVRAGAEPFSHTGSTEIGILLCHGFTGTPASMRPWGEHLATEGFTLSCPRLPGHGTTWQECNRTRWTDWYGRVRSEFDSLARRCDSVFVFGLSMGGTLALRLAEELGPAVAGLVLVNPSVLTLRRDAKLLTVLAPFLPSVKGVAGDIAKPGVTELAYDRTPVRAAASLSRLWQVVRRDLHKVTQPLLLAHSIVDHVVEPVNSRVVAEGVRSRELIDLPLRDSYHVATLDNDAPLLFERSVEFVRAARGVGAR; via the coding sequence ATGCCTGTGCGCGCTGGTGCGGAGCCGTTCTCGCACACCGGCTCGACCGAGATCGGGATTCTGCTGTGCCACGGCTTCACCGGGACACCGGCGAGCATGCGTCCGTGGGGTGAGCACCTCGCCACGGAGGGCTTCACGCTGAGCTGCCCCAGGCTGCCCGGGCACGGCACGACGTGGCAGGAGTGCAACCGCACCCGCTGGACCGACTGGTACGGCCGCGTGCGTTCGGAGTTCGACTCACTGGCGCGCCGTTGCGACTCGGTGTTCGTGTTCGGCCTGTCCATGGGTGGCACGCTGGCGTTGCGCCTCGCCGAGGAACTCGGTCCGGCCGTGGCGGGGTTGGTGCTGGTGAACCCCTCGGTACTCACCCTGCGCAGGGACGCCAAGCTGCTCACGGTGCTGGCTCCGTTCCTGCCTTCGGTGAAGGGTGTCGCCGGTGACATCGCCAAGCCCGGGGTCACCGAGCTGGCCTACGACCGCACGCCCGTGCGGGCGGCGGCCAGCCTGAGCCGGTTGTGGCAGGTCGTCAGGCGGGACCTGCACAAGGTCACCCAGCCGCTGCTGTTGGCGCACTCGATCGTTGACCACGTCGTGGAACCGGTGAACTCCCGTGTCGTCGCCGAGGGCGTGCGCAGCCGCGAGCTGATCGACCTGCCGCTGCGCGACAGCTACCACGTGGCGACACTGGACAACGACGCGCCGCTGCTGTTCGAACGTAGTGTGGAGTTCGTGCGAGCCGCCAGAGGTGTTGGTGCCCGATGA